TTAACTCTAGATATACTACTCCTTGAGCTATAAGGTACCCCTACTATCTCTAGCTCACTACCATCTATATTTATAGATGTATGTATAGGTTTATCAACTGCTAGTATATCTATAGTTCCTACATCACTTAGTAGAAAGAGGGGTGTTGAAGCATATCTCTTCGGTATATCGTGTTGCCCTGCTATAACAATAACCTTTATTCCATGATCCTTAAGCTTCTTAAGATTTCTATATGCAACTATATATGCTTCTGGAGGAGGATTAGGGCTGTCGAAGAAATCTCCTGAGTGGATATATAGCTGGACTCTCTCCTCTATTGCTATATCTATAGATTCTTTAAAAGCTTCATAAACATCTCTCGCTCTAGATAGTAAACCATTTGGCATAGCACCAAGATGTGTATCACTTACATGGAGTATCCTCATTTTTATCTACACATAGTATTAGTTTTTGAGGAAATATAAGGGCGTTGCCAATTGACAGCTAGAGAAGATCCTTTAGCTCATCCATAGATAGCATTGCTAATCTTCCCCCTATCTCTGGTGCTTGTATTCTATTTCTTAGAGATCTCCAGAGCTGGGATATCTCTAGCGATGTACCTATCCTCTTACCCTCATGTCTATCTATCTTTACATATACAGGAAATCTACCGATCCATTCACCCATAACCAATGCCTCACCTACATCCATTGATGCTAGAGATCTAGCTAGATCCTCTGTAAGCATATCTGATATATTCATCACCATATTCTGATCCTGCTCCTGTACAAGTTTCATAAATACAAAGTTTTGTACTTGGCTAAGGGTATTTGGATCTATATTCCTAGGTCTTTGAGATACTATAGCTAGTGATAACCCAAATTTTCTTCCCTCTCTAGCAACTCTCTCTATAGATGCTCTAGATACTGTTGTTCTATTAGCTGATAGAAATAGATGTGCCTCCTCTATAAAGAATAGAACTGGGAATGGAGAGCCTTGTAATAGATGTTGCTTAGTATACCAAAGAATTTCATCAAGTATTATCTTCAATACATAGTCTCTCTGTTCATCATTCAGCATAGATGAATTGATGATAAGTATTCTCGATGGTCTAAGTAGATCTGTTATCCTAGGCATTTTAAAGCTAAGTGATGTATATTCAAAGAACTCATCAACCTTTGCACATGCCTTCTCTGCTGACTCTCTAAACAACTTGTTGTTAGCACTCTTATTCCTTATGAAGCTCTTGATATATTCTCTATATAGATAGAGAAGCTTTGATTCTATATCGCCCTCTTCATCCTCAAGATCTCCTATCTGTTCATTAGATATAGATCTCTTCTTCCTTAGATACTCTATAGCTTCTTCAGTAACGCCATGAGTCTCAATAGCTTCTTGAAATAGTTTTGAGACTTCTCGTAGAGCTTTAGAGACTAGGGCTCTCTGTATAGATGCTGCTGCCTCTGGTATAATCATTCTAGCGAGTATAGAGGGGTTTATCTTAAGTGGATTTAGCTTATAATCTATAACCTTTATTTCAACACCTTCACTATATGGCTGAAGTGATGTATATTCTCCATGGACATCGTATATAGCTATTACCCCACCTATAGAAGCTATTCTATCAGATAGAATAGCAACTGTATTACTTTTACCAGAACCTGTTGTACCTGTAATAAATAGATGTTTTGTTAGAGCATTTACGTCAATACTTATGGATACATCTGGTCTACCAATAAGATATCCTATCCTTATAGATGTCTCAGAACTCCTACCGCCAAATATCTTTGAAAGTATTTGTGTAGGTGCTAGATAAACCTGTGTATCTGGCTGTGGTGGAACTGATGGAACTCTTATATCATTGCCAATAACATCAACAAACATTCTCGCCATAGATGGTGCATATCTAAGCATATCATCTTCAATACCTATAGCTATAGACGGTTGTGCCATGAAACTTGGGGTTACAGGTATAATTCTCTTATATGAGGTAGAGCTAACAACACCT
Above is a genomic segment from Ignisphaera aggregans DSM 17230 containing:
- a CDS encoding protein of unknown function DUF87 (COGs: COG0433 ATPase~InterPro IPR002789:IPR016130~KEGG: hbu:Hbut_1191 hypothetical protein~PFAM: protein of unknown function DUF87~SPTR: A2BM14 Universally conserved protein~PFAM: Domain of unknown function DUF87), encoding MSLDICRSDIVVGKVGSESRPNLVEIVSTLPIPIGTYISIPFNSIDISTGEKRFHCLVGVVSSTSYKRIIPVTPSFMAQPSIAIGIEDDMLRYAPSMARMFVDVIGNDIRVPSVPPQPDTQVYLAPTQILSKIFGGRSSETSIRIGYLIGRPDVSISIDVNALTKHLFITGTTGSGKSNTVAILSDRIASIGGVIAIYDVHGEYTSLQPYSEGVEIKVIDYKLNPLKINPSILARMIIPEAAASIQRALVSKALREVSKLFQEAIETHGVTEEAIEYLRKKRSISNEQIGDLEDEEGDIESKLLYLYREYIKSFIRNKSANNKLFRESAEKACAKVDEFFEYTSLSFKMPRITDLLRPSRILIINSSMLNDEQRDYVLKIILDEILWYTKQHLLQGSPFPVLFFIEEAHLFLSANRTTVSRASIERVAREGRKFGLSLAIVSQRPRNIDPNTLSQVQNFVFMKLVQEQDQNMVMNISDMLTEDLARSLASMDVGEALVMGEWIGRFPVYVKIDRHEGKRIGTSLEISQLWRSLRNRIQAPEIGGRLAMLSMDELKDLL